The following are encoded in a window of Carya illinoinensis cultivar Pawnee chromosome 15, C.illinoinensisPawnee_v1, whole genome shotgun sequence genomic DNA:
- the LOC122297693 gene encoding uncharacterized protein LOC122297693 isoform X1, with protein MNARVRTKLQSMQSPLKYEKLDMQGSKVNDAAKATASQRPSSKERKVALQQDVDKLKKKLRHEENIHRALDRAFSRPLGALPRLPPYLPAYTLELLAEVAVLEEEVVRLEQQVVHFRQDLYQEAVYISSSKRGAENSADSYAPYPVKNHKPERRKFSTLNGCDSSVSTRRHKPSLSDDVRGQEDQSCTKSVKNVKGSSIHKPQSVKTPVKRPLICHRSAEKRLDHQNLQVECRLKDQHSLEARTPDEGPGDDGPNRISENIVECLSSILLRMSLKKNQSTAENLPSILTSSTRESSEETNYWDPYGVCSVYGKRDIGPYKKLCRIEAGSINPNRTANSVFLLRRLKLFLEKLASVNLESLIHQEKLAFWINIYNSCMMNAFLEHGIPESPEMVVALMQKATINVGGHLLNAITIEHFILRLPYRSKYTFVKGAKNDEKTRRSIFGLEFSEPLVTFALCCGSWSSPAVRVYTASQVEKELEVAKREYLQAAVGISTTKFAIPKLLDWYLLDFAKDLESLLDWICLQLPSELAKEAIGCVERGKKEPLSQFVQIIPYEFSFRYLLYSQ; from the exons ATGAATGCCAGAGTCAGAACAAAGCTTCAGTCCATGCAATCTCCTCTCAAGTATGAAAAA ctgGATATGCAGGGGAGCAAGGTAAACGATGCTGCAAAAGCAACCGCGAGTCAACGACCCTCCAGCAAAGAGAGAAAAGTTGCCTTGCAGCAAGAC GTCGATAAACTCAAGAAAAAGCTCAGACACGAAGAGAACATTCACAGAGCTTTGGATAGGGCTTTCAGCAGACCTTTGGGAGCTCTACCTCGTCTTCCCCCTTATCTCCCTGCTTAT ACATTGGAGCTTCTTGCTGAGGTGGCTGTTCTGGAAGAGGAAGTGGTTCGGCTCGAACAGCAAGTTGTGCATTTTAGACAGGATCTGTACCAGGAAGCTGTCTATATATCATCCTCCAAAAGGGGCGCAGAAAATTCAGCCGATTCATATGCCCCATACCCGGTTAAGAATCACAAACCAGAGCGACGCAAATTTTCAACCCTAAATGGGTGTGATTCATCAGTGTCCACAAGGAGGCATAAACCTTCTCTTTCTG ATGATGTTCGGGGACAAGAGGATCAATCATGTACAAAGTCAGTAAAGAATGTAAAGGGATCCTCTATCCATAAACCCCAATCAGTAAAAACTCCAGTTAAGAGACCTCTCATATGCCATAGATCAGCAGAGAAGCGTTTAGATCATCAGAATTTACAG GTAGAATGCAGATTGAAAGACCAACACAGTCTAGAAGCAAGAACCCCTGATGAAGGGCCAGGAGATGATGGCCCAAACAGAATTTCTGAAAATATAGTGGAATGCTTATCTAGCATTCTACTAAgaatgagtttgaagaagaatcAAAGTACTGCAGAAAATTTACCCTCCATATTGACCTCTTCAACTCGAGAAAGCAGTGAAGAAACAAATTATTGGGATCCTTATGGTGTTTGTTCAGTATATGGAAAGAGAGATATTGGTCCATATAAGAAATTGTGTCGCATTGAAGCTGGCTCAATCAATCCAAACCGAACAGCAAATTCTGTGTTTCTACTTCGTAGATTAAA ACTCTTCCTGGAGAAACTTGCCTCTGTCAACTTAGAAAGCCTCATCCATCAGGAGAAGCTAGCATTCTGGATAAACATTTACAATTCCTGCATGATGAAT GCATTCCTAGAACACGGAATACCAGAGAGCCCTGAGATGGTTGTTGCTTTGATGCAGAAG GCAACAATAAATGTTGGGGGACACTTGCTAAATGCAATAACTATAGAACATTTCATCTTGAGATTGCCTTACCGCTCAAAATAT ACATTTGTAAAGGGTGCGAAAAATGATGAGAAGACTAGGAGAAGCATATTTGGATTGGAGTTTTCTGAACCCTTGGTGACATTTGCCCTATGCTGTGGAAGCTGGTCCTCCCCTGCT GTGAGGGTGTACACAGCTTCTCAGGTTGAGAAAGAACTGGAAGTGGCTAAAAGGGAGTACTTACAGGCTGCAGTTGGAATTTCAACTACCAAGTTTGCTATCCCAAAGCTTTTGGATTGGTATTTGCTCGACTTTGCCAAGGACTTGGAATCGTTGCTTGATTGGATCTGTCTTCAGTTACCAAGTGAACTTGCCAAAGAAGCAATTGGGTGTGTTGAGAGAGGCAAAAAGGAACCTCTTTCACAGTTTGTCCAAATTATTCCATACGAGTTTAGTTTTAGGTACCTTTTATACTCTCAATAA
- the LOC122297693 gene encoding uncharacterized protein LOC122297693 isoform X4 has translation MNARVRTKLQSMQSPLKYEKLDMQGSKVNDAAKATASQRPSSKERKVALQQDVDKLKKKLRHEENIHRALDRAFSRPLGALPRLPPYLPAYTLELLAEVAVLEEEVVRLEQQVVHFRQDLYQEAVYISSSKRGAENSADSYAPYPVKNHKPERRKFSTLNGCDSSVSTRRHKPSLSDDVRGQEDQSCTKSVKNVKGSSIHKPQSVKTPVKRPLICHRSAEKRLDHQNLQVECRLKDQHSLEARTPDEGPGDDGPNRISENIVECLSSILLRMSLKKNQSTAENLPSILTSSTRESSEETNYWDPYGVCSVYGKRDIGPYKKLCRIEAGSINPNRTANSVFLLRRLKLFLEKLASVNLESLIHQEKLAFWINIYNSCMMNAFLEHGIPESPEMVVALMQKATINVGGHLLNAITIEHFILRLPYRSKYTFVKGAKNDEKTRRSIFGLEFSEPLVTFALCCGSWSSPAV, from the exons ATGAATGCCAGAGTCAGAACAAAGCTTCAGTCCATGCAATCTCCTCTCAAGTATGAAAAA ctgGATATGCAGGGGAGCAAGGTAAACGATGCTGCAAAAGCAACCGCGAGTCAACGACCCTCCAGCAAAGAGAGAAAAGTTGCCTTGCAGCAAGAC GTCGATAAACTCAAGAAAAAGCTCAGACACGAAGAGAACATTCACAGAGCTTTGGATAGGGCTTTCAGCAGACCTTTGGGAGCTCTACCTCGTCTTCCCCCTTATCTCCCTGCTTAT ACATTGGAGCTTCTTGCTGAGGTGGCTGTTCTGGAAGAGGAAGTGGTTCGGCTCGAACAGCAAGTTGTGCATTTTAGACAGGATCTGTACCAGGAAGCTGTCTATATATCATCCTCCAAAAGGGGCGCAGAAAATTCAGCCGATTCATATGCCCCATACCCGGTTAAGAATCACAAACCAGAGCGACGCAAATTTTCAACCCTAAATGGGTGTGATTCATCAGTGTCCACAAGGAGGCATAAACCTTCTCTTTCTG ATGATGTTCGGGGACAAGAGGATCAATCATGTACAAAGTCAGTAAAGAATGTAAAGGGATCCTCTATCCATAAACCCCAATCAGTAAAAACTCCAGTTAAGAGACCTCTCATATGCCATAGATCAGCAGAGAAGCGTTTAGATCATCAGAATTTACAG GTAGAATGCAGATTGAAAGACCAACACAGTCTAGAAGCAAGAACCCCTGATGAAGGGCCAGGAGATGATGGCCCAAACAGAATTTCTGAAAATATAGTGGAATGCTTATCTAGCATTCTACTAAgaatgagtttgaagaagaatcAAAGTACTGCAGAAAATTTACCCTCCATATTGACCTCTTCAACTCGAGAAAGCAGTGAAGAAACAAATTATTGGGATCCTTATGGTGTTTGTTCAGTATATGGAAAGAGAGATATTGGTCCATATAAGAAATTGTGTCGCATTGAAGCTGGCTCAATCAATCCAAACCGAACAGCAAATTCTGTGTTTCTACTTCGTAGATTAAA ACTCTTCCTGGAGAAACTTGCCTCTGTCAACTTAGAAAGCCTCATCCATCAGGAGAAGCTAGCATTCTGGATAAACATTTACAATTCCTGCATGATGAAT GCATTCCTAGAACACGGAATACCAGAGAGCCCTGAGATGGTTGTTGCTTTGATGCAGAAG GCAACAATAAATGTTGGGGGACACTTGCTAAATGCAATAACTATAGAACATTTCATCTTGAGATTGCCTTACCGCTCAAAATAT ACATTTGTAAAGGGTGCGAAAAATGATGAGAAGACTAGGAGAAGCATATTTGGATTGGAGTTTTCTGAACCCTTGGTGACATTTGCCCTATGCTGTGGAAGCTGGTCCTCCCCTGCT GTCTAA
- the LOC122297693 gene encoding uncharacterized protein LOC122297693 isoform X3 gives MNARVRTKLQSMQSPLKYEKLDMQGSKVNDAAKATASQRPSSKERKVALQQDVDKLKKKLRHEENIHRALDRAFSRPLGALPRLPPYLPAYTLELLAEVAVLEEEVVRLEQQVVHFRQDLYQEAVYISSSKRGAENSADSYAPYPVKNHKPERRKFSTLNGCDSSVSTRRHKPSLSDDVRGQEDQSCTKSVKNVKGSSIHKPQSVKTPVKRPLICHRSAEKRLDHQNLQVECRLKDQHSLEARTPDEGPGDDGPNRISENIVECLSSILLRMSLKKNQSTAENLPSILTSSTRESSEETNYWDPYGVCSVYGKRDIGPYKKLCRIEAGSINPNRTANSVFLLRRLKLFLEKLASVNLESLIHQEKLAFWINIYNSCMMNAFLEHGIPESPEMVVALMQKVRVYTASQVEKELEVAKREYLQAAVGISTTKFAIPKLLDWYLLDFAKDLESLLDWICLQLPSELAKEAIGCVERGKKEPLSQFVQIIPYEFSFRYLLYSQ, from the exons ATGAATGCCAGAGTCAGAACAAAGCTTCAGTCCATGCAATCTCCTCTCAAGTATGAAAAA ctgGATATGCAGGGGAGCAAGGTAAACGATGCTGCAAAAGCAACCGCGAGTCAACGACCCTCCAGCAAAGAGAGAAAAGTTGCCTTGCAGCAAGAC GTCGATAAACTCAAGAAAAAGCTCAGACACGAAGAGAACATTCACAGAGCTTTGGATAGGGCTTTCAGCAGACCTTTGGGAGCTCTACCTCGTCTTCCCCCTTATCTCCCTGCTTAT ACATTGGAGCTTCTTGCTGAGGTGGCTGTTCTGGAAGAGGAAGTGGTTCGGCTCGAACAGCAAGTTGTGCATTTTAGACAGGATCTGTACCAGGAAGCTGTCTATATATCATCCTCCAAAAGGGGCGCAGAAAATTCAGCCGATTCATATGCCCCATACCCGGTTAAGAATCACAAACCAGAGCGACGCAAATTTTCAACCCTAAATGGGTGTGATTCATCAGTGTCCACAAGGAGGCATAAACCTTCTCTTTCTG ATGATGTTCGGGGACAAGAGGATCAATCATGTACAAAGTCAGTAAAGAATGTAAAGGGATCCTCTATCCATAAACCCCAATCAGTAAAAACTCCAGTTAAGAGACCTCTCATATGCCATAGATCAGCAGAGAAGCGTTTAGATCATCAGAATTTACAG GTAGAATGCAGATTGAAAGACCAACACAGTCTAGAAGCAAGAACCCCTGATGAAGGGCCAGGAGATGATGGCCCAAACAGAATTTCTGAAAATATAGTGGAATGCTTATCTAGCATTCTACTAAgaatgagtttgaagaagaatcAAAGTACTGCAGAAAATTTACCCTCCATATTGACCTCTTCAACTCGAGAAAGCAGTGAAGAAACAAATTATTGGGATCCTTATGGTGTTTGTTCAGTATATGGAAAGAGAGATATTGGTCCATATAAGAAATTGTGTCGCATTGAAGCTGGCTCAATCAATCCAAACCGAACAGCAAATTCTGTGTTTCTACTTCGTAGATTAAA ACTCTTCCTGGAGAAACTTGCCTCTGTCAACTTAGAAAGCCTCATCCATCAGGAGAAGCTAGCATTCTGGATAAACATTTACAATTCCTGCATGATGAAT GCATTCCTAGAACACGGAATACCAGAGAGCCCTGAGATGGTTGTTGCTTTGATGCAGAAG GTGAGGGTGTACACAGCTTCTCAGGTTGAGAAAGAACTGGAAGTGGCTAAAAGGGAGTACTTACAGGCTGCAGTTGGAATTTCAACTACCAAGTTTGCTATCCCAAAGCTTTTGGATTGGTATTTGCTCGACTTTGCCAAGGACTTGGAATCGTTGCTTGATTGGATCTGTCTTCAGTTACCAAGTGAACTTGCCAAAGAAGCAATTGGGTGTGTTGAGAGAGGCAAAAAGGAACCTCTTTCACAGTTTGTCCAAATTATTCCATACGAGTTTAGTTTTAGGTACCTTTTATACTCTCAATAA
- the LOC122297693 gene encoding uncharacterized protein LOC122297693 isoform X2 — MQGSKVNDAAKATASQRPSSKERKVALQQDVDKLKKKLRHEENIHRALDRAFSRPLGALPRLPPYLPAYTLELLAEVAVLEEEVVRLEQQVVHFRQDLYQEAVYISSSKRGAENSADSYAPYPVKNHKPERRKFSTLNGCDSSVSTRRHKPSLSDDVRGQEDQSCTKSVKNVKGSSIHKPQSVKTPVKRPLICHRSAEKRLDHQNLQVECRLKDQHSLEARTPDEGPGDDGPNRISENIVECLSSILLRMSLKKNQSTAENLPSILTSSTRESSEETNYWDPYGVCSVYGKRDIGPYKKLCRIEAGSINPNRTANSVFLLRRLKLFLEKLASVNLESLIHQEKLAFWINIYNSCMMNAFLEHGIPESPEMVVALMQKATINVGGHLLNAITIEHFILRLPYRSKYTFVKGAKNDEKTRRSIFGLEFSEPLVTFALCCGSWSSPAVRVYTASQVEKELEVAKREYLQAAVGISTTKFAIPKLLDWYLLDFAKDLESLLDWICLQLPSELAKEAIGCVERGKKEPLSQFVQIIPYEFSFRYLLYSQ, encoded by the exons ATGCAGGGGAGCAAGGTAAACGATGCTGCAAAAGCAACCGCGAGTCAACGACCCTCCAGCAAAGAGAGAAAAGTTGCCTTGCAGCAAGAC GTCGATAAACTCAAGAAAAAGCTCAGACACGAAGAGAACATTCACAGAGCTTTGGATAGGGCTTTCAGCAGACCTTTGGGAGCTCTACCTCGTCTTCCCCCTTATCTCCCTGCTTAT ACATTGGAGCTTCTTGCTGAGGTGGCTGTTCTGGAAGAGGAAGTGGTTCGGCTCGAACAGCAAGTTGTGCATTTTAGACAGGATCTGTACCAGGAAGCTGTCTATATATCATCCTCCAAAAGGGGCGCAGAAAATTCAGCCGATTCATATGCCCCATACCCGGTTAAGAATCACAAACCAGAGCGACGCAAATTTTCAACCCTAAATGGGTGTGATTCATCAGTGTCCACAAGGAGGCATAAACCTTCTCTTTCTG ATGATGTTCGGGGACAAGAGGATCAATCATGTACAAAGTCAGTAAAGAATGTAAAGGGATCCTCTATCCATAAACCCCAATCAGTAAAAACTCCAGTTAAGAGACCTCTCATATGCCATAGATCAGCAGAGAAGCGTTTAGATCATCAGAATTTACAG GTAGAATGCAGATTGAAAGACCAACACAGTCTAGAAGCAAGAACCCCTGATGAAGGGCCAGGAGATGATGGCCCAAACAGAATTTCTGAAAATATAGTGGAATGCTTATCTAGCATTCTACTAAgaatgagtttgaagaagaatcAAAGTACTGCAGAAAATTTACCCTCCATATTGACCTCTTCAACTCGAGAAAGCAGTGAAGAAACAAATTATTGGGATCCTTATGGTGTTTGTTCAGTATATGGAAAGAGAGATATTGGTCCATATAAGAAATTGTGTCGCATTGAAGCTGGCTCAATCAATCCAAACCGAACAGCAAATTCTGTGTTTCTACTTCGTAGATTAAA ACTCTTCCTGGAGAAACTTGCCTCTGTCAACTTAGAAAGCCTCATCCATCAGGAGAAGCTAGCATTCTGGATAAACATTTACAATTCCTGCATGATGAAT GCATTCCTAGAACACGGAATACCAGAGAGCCCTGAGATGGTTGTTGCTTTGATGCAGAAG GCAACAATAAATGTTGGGGGACACTTGCTAAATGCAATAACTATAGAACATTTCATCTTGAGATTGCCTTACCGCTCAAAATAT ACATTTGTAAAGGGTGCGAAAAATGATGAGAAGACTAGGAGAAGCATATTTGGATTGGAGTTTTCTGAACCCTTGGTGACATTTGCCCTATGCTGTGGAAGCTGGTCCTCCCCTGCT GTGAGGGTGTACACAGCTTCTCAGGTTGAGAAAGAACTGGAAGTGGCTAAAAGGGAGTACTTACAGGCTGCAGTTGGAATTTCAACTACCAAGTTTGCTATCCCAAAGCTTTTGGATTGGTATTTGCTCGACTTTGCCAAGGACTTGGAATCGTTGCTTGATTGGATCTGTCTTCAGTTACCAAGTGAACTTGCCAAAGAAGCAATTGGGTGTGTTGAGAGAGGCAAAAAGGAACCTCTTTCACAGTTTGTCCAAATTATTCCATACGAGTTTAGTTTTAGGTACCTTTTATACTCTCAATAA